Proteins encoded by one window of Bactrocera oleae isolate idBacOlea1 chromosome 4, idBacOlea1, whole genome shotgun sequence:
- the mim gene encoding pneumococcal serine-rich repeat protein isoform X12 — MDLSLERDSSSALGSLFQQIINDLKNTSPLWEDFVTKATKLHQCLRAAIQAIAAYLDAFQKIADAATNSRGASKEIGTALTRVCLRHKAVESRLKTFTTAIMDCLVQPLQEKLEDWKRTVITIDKEHAKEYKRCRTELKKRSSDTLRLQKKARKGQSDTIQSLMDSHKQDVTLRRAELEEVEKKSLRSAMIEERLRYCTFVHMLQPVVKEECEVMSELGHLQEAMDSIALVTKEPSVLPQASEELIHDTKATMSLYPESPGGGSSSQGGCSNSLGSRKSSVCSISSMNSSGSSNSPGHHHYPRSLSQLISPAIRLKPGESSDSGFCSSPALTTQASTATSQSHAVSTWPPHSQDAVPVLPPASDRPHTISTAYEKGHQRPPLTVYTFQNPETILEGSGGSGSIPGTPNGTSGGPGSGANTPSTQKSPAGALSRPPLPVRCSSLERPLSANNNRSTNNLLQRQCPSPIPAHITKELSAHHAQQHMQQQQQTQQLQQLLQTSSPPPTYVNMSELANMAAAKITNQQQQQQRPVAALQQQHSIDSISSQFSNDSTASGNQQSQQQQHQTGVMVSGNNNSTGSKTRSHSVSSSSASSNTPSLHSHPSIESGTIATPLVGQTPTPSSGSSTPQNHYSPLLTNSPSSTAAGTPSGGSVTSGMLSGFVYNVNSPTPPQSGTASVDSDVLKITETDAAGQPTIVPIHETNTQQQETSNANNNAICIESQTTPTETSEQTCTNAIDSTATANDTESPTIVENDERSRASVLQKASMFEKQAAAAAGSTAAVTPGRSTVEAIYGTRRTPDEVYRTANPSIGGNHYQQPSPHQQQQPQQQQQHVEQQEVDKSFEDSIQELNNLIGELDSFQREIDASKRATATTTAVSQATTADGTVGDNCGDRPFPLIGTSSNSVVADNNKMGNNAKAITTLATVVTEAERVDMTTALTVICPPRPPKSPQCASNQTSGCGTDLSDTASDDVAADVGSLTSINNNHNNNNNTKGSNNNEHNASLSSRESCATGHDNNVRTLQQYNSDSELSRCYVSETSSLAGGYENPTFAHFATAVSSSSIAASSGVDEPADVGSVIGDNRSLMAVSSTTTADDCASHTSDTYQMPQQAADNGSDGGSNVVVIYDHQIPMTPDIDYVKQNSEIVVLRTKDPLQQQLGRQEMRELTQLPTSLCAPHDGLATPGAGMMSVLALSSSSLSCLGPNSPPHTATVAPAKQRLSSFRASSEQQLQLLGCGDNNNSGSELSLLRTPHHHHQQYANAGTPQAQTECSKEGSRRVATPPNAHNMHADTIIRRKAAIPPPKPSLSIFNGQAADHLSLEANASVRKSSSSSCRGSCEAVVERLTATPTPPPPLLTKANFKADLDAKIRKQKLKLQLQHEQQQHHELLLQKQQLLQEQQQLQHSPQSAANNTNSSIYLSNHSHNNLNHNNSNNTTINNITTTNTTTNSGVGNGLGNRNSSSGASSNTHNNSNNNNCNAISLNKRSCSTAMSNATTTKTTTASASASASASNHLAFVVKAASSHHHTNASASSSLAGPQLVYQNVSVSTCAYACSSACATPTPPTIHTKQSAASASVSSASASASNSNINSANAKPNITPRPASLSGGVTRIARRSSVNTAKPPPPVRRSSSVTPSHTATGTAATQSPQQNQQQQQQQHQHYQQLHHLHPHANQQLTSATTTTIQNSPYDTVESLPPPPAYLLDSRQAQSSTPTPPPPSAVSATAIPSSSLKVAETVKALSAMRHKPASPNAIRHMQQQQQQQLQQSHQSLQSFRTSSPGIYAQPKIVTSMSSFRSASPAPTNDHHNQHHHVIPPTQPKTNPNLIAQLSARLSKQNQQQHTGDGIYGSTPNSPNHHNMHQQQLQQQQHQHQHHQSEPVYMRNYTHPHHQQHQPHQQQQMPSVATGSMHQQQNYDAAQTPKHQSSYAHAGGVARQQQQQQQQQHHSHHREPHTHSCPPPLENPPPPPTNSSIYAATANATATMPKNATRSNVSATYAPPTSTMTLPKNLAQQRLQQQQHYQQQQQHYQQQQYQQSIATGANAAAQQHHQAQQHSQTTTVNQRAQMPLPYQQQQQMSYKQKSATLQSNHRQPPIPSRHSSVQQKIFVATNPFIQTTTIHCHSPASVHSQPASPTCSSPSSLASIYGTSSRSHHHHHHQQQQQQQHQHHGSGSGVGGGTAGNGFYAAPHNSTSYASSNIEKAGSIRSKTKAEFLENLNAKLAKQGLSGRAFAVRNLINSKALMYQNPQTLMRPSAQYRAQPQAPPTPPTSSAEESSSH, encoded by the exons GAGCTTCCAAAGAAATTGGCACCGCTTTGACGCGGGTCTGTCTACGCCACAAAGCGGTCGAATCACGTCTGAAGACTTTCACAACAGCAATAATGGACTGCCTTGTACAGCCATTGCAA GAAAAACTAGAAGACTGGAAGCGCACAGTGATCACTATCGACAAGGAACATGCCAAAGAGTATAAGCGCTGTCGCACTGAACTGAAAAAGCGATCCAGCGACACGTTACGACTGCAGAAGAAAGCACGTAAAGGTCAATCGGATACTATACAGTCACTTATGGACTCACATAAGCAGGATGTGACATTGCGACGCGCCGAATTGGAGGAGGTGGAAAAGAAATCTTTGCGTTCGGCAATGATCGAGGAGCGTTTGCGATATTGTACGTTTGTGCATATGCTGCAGCCAGTTGTGAAGGAAGAGTGCGAAGTCATGTCAGAGCTGGGACATTTACAG GAAGCAATGGATTCTATCGCCCTCGTTACAAAAGAGCCCAGCGTCCTACCACAAGCATCCGAGGAACTTATACATGACACCAAAGCCACTATGTCGCTATATCCCGAGTCGCCGGGTGGCGGTTCGAGCTCACAAGGTGGTTGCTCGAATTCGCTGGGCTCACGCAAAAGTTCCGTTTGTTCGATTAGCTCCATGAACAGCAGTGGCTCAAGCAACTCACCGGGACATCATCACTATCCACGTTCGCTATCGCAG TTAATTTCGCCTGCAATACGCTTGAAACCTGGTGAATCCAGTGATAGTGGCTTTTGCTCATCGCCAGCGCTAACCACAcag GCTTCTACTGCCACTAGTCAATCACATGCTGTTTCCACTTGGCCACCACATTCCCAAGATGCCGTTCCAGTGTTGCCACCTGCCTCCGATCGTCCACACACAATCTCAACCGCTTACGAGAAGGGACATCAGCGGCCACCACTCACTGTTTACACGTTCCAGAATCCGGAGACCATTCTAGAGGGTAGCGGTGGCAGCGGCAGCATACCGGGTACGCCAAATGGCACCAGTGGCGGTCCTGGGTCCGGCGCTAATACACCATCTACACAAAAGTCGCCAGCCGGTGCATTGAGTCGCCCACCTTTGCCAGTG CGCTGCTCTTCGTTGGAACGACCACTTTCGGCCAACAATAATCGCAGCACCAACAATCTCTTACAGCGTCAATGCCCATCACCCATACCGGCTCACATAACGAAAG AGCTATCAGCGCATCATGCACAACAACAcatgcagcagcagcaacagacacaacaactgcaacaacttTTGCAGACATCATCGCCGCCGCCCACATACGTCAATATGTCTGAGTTGGCCAATATGGCGGCAGCAAAAATTactaaccaacaacaacagcaacagcggcCAGTCGCCGCCCTGCAACAACAGCACTCGATCGACTCTATTTCCTCACAGTTTTCCAACGATTCGACTGCATCGGGCAATCAacagtcacaacaacaacaacaccagacCGGTGTTATGgtcagcggcaacaacaacagcaccggCAGCAAAACACGTTCACATTCCGTTTCCTCCTCGTCTGCTTCCTCGAACACACCATCCCTGCATTCGCATCCCTCCATAGAGTCCGGCACGATAGCCACACCACTTGTTGGCCAAACACCGACACCATCGAGCGGCAGCTCAACACCACAAAACCACTATTCACCACTGCTGACCAATTCGCCGTCATCAACGGCGGCTGGTACACCAAGTGGCGGCAGCGTGACGAGCGGCATGTTGAGCGGTTTCGTATACAATGTCAATTCACCAACGCCACCACAAAGTGGCACAGCTTCAGTCGATAGTGATGTGCTGAAGATCACCGAAACCGATGCAGCTGGTCAACCCACCATTGTACCCATACACGAAACAAATACACAGcaacaagaaacaagtaatgcCAATAACAATGCTATATGCATAGAGTCCCAAACCACACCCACCGAAACGTCCGAGCAAACCTGTACAAATGCCATCGATTCAACTGCGACAGCAAACGATACAGAATCTCCAACTATTGTAGAGAATGACGAACGTTCACGCGCCTCAGTGTTGCAAAAAGCCTCAATGTTCGAGAAACAGGCGGCTGCCGCAGCCGGATCCACCGCTGCGGTCACACCGGGACGCTCTACGGTCGAGGCCATATATGGCACGCGCCGGACTCCGGATGAGGTTTATCGCACGGCCAACCCCAGCATCGGTGGTAATCATTATCAACAGCCATCGCcacatcagcagcagcaaccgcaacaacaacagcagcatgtGGAGCAGCAAGAAGTGG ATAAAAGTTTTGAAGACTCGATCcaagaattaaataatttaattggcGAATTAGACTCGTTTCAACGCGAGATCGATGCAAGCAAGcgcgcaacagcaacaacaactgccgTATCACAAGCAACAACTGCGGATGGGACTGTGGGCGATAATTGTGGGGATCGGCCCTTCCCCTTGATCGGCACGAGCAGTAACAGCGTCGTCGCCGACAACAATAAGATGGGCAACAATgccaaagcaataacaacattaGCGACAGTAGTGACAGAAGCGGAACGCGTCGACATGACAACGGCATTAACCGTTATTTGCCCACCGCGTCCACCCAAGTCACCACAATGCGCGAGCAACCAAACTAGCGGCTGCGGCACTGATCTCTCCGACACCGCTTCCGATGATGTTGCCGCTGATGTCGGCTCGTTGACGAGCATAAAtaacaatcacaacaacaataacaacacaaagGGTAGCAATAACAACGAACACAATGCCAGCTTGAGCAGCCGAGAGAGTTGTGCCACAGGCCATGACAATAACGTTCGCACACTGCAACAATACAATTCCGATTCGGAGCTGAGTCGTTGCTATGTAAGCGAAACGAGTTCGCTGGCGGGCGGCTACGAGAATCCCACTTTCGCGCACTTCGCCACAGCGGTGTCTTCATCGTCGATAGCCGCCTCGTCGGGCGTGGATGAGCCCGCCGATGTGGGCAGCGTTATCGGCGATAATCGCTCGTTGATGGCAGTGTCATCGACAACGACAGCCGACGATTGCGCATCGCACACCTCCGACACGTACCAGATGCCACAACAGGCTGCCGACAACGGCAGCGATGGCGGCAGTAATGTCGTCGTAATCTACGATCATCAGATACCAATGACGCCGGACATCGACTATGTCAAACAGAATTCCGAAATTGTCGTGCTGCGCACAAAGGATCCACTACAGCAACAATTGGGACGACAGGAAATGCGCGAATTGACACAACTGCCGACTAGTTTGTGTGCGCCACACGATGGTTTGGCCACACCGGGCGCCGGCATGATGTCCGTACTGGCCTTGTCGTCGTCGTCGTTGTCGTGCTTGGGACCAAACTCGCCACCGCACACCGCAACCGTAGCGCCTGCCAAACAGCGACTCTCCTCTTTCCGCGCCTCCAGCGAACAACAATTGCAGCTGCTCGGTTGTggcgacaacaacaatagtggCAGCGAACTCTCATTGCTGCGCACGCCGCACCATCATCACCAGCAGTATGCAAACGCAGGTACGCCACAAGCGCAAACAGAGTGCAGCAAGGAAGGTAGTAGAAGGGTGGCAACACCACCAAATGCACACAACATGCACGCAGATACCATAATACGCCGCAAAGCAGCGATACCGCCACCCAAACCGAGTTTGAGTATATTCAATGGCCAAGCGGCCGACCATTTGAGTTTAGAGGCTAACGCCAGCGTGCGTaagagtagtagtagtagttgtAGAGGTAGTTGTGAAGCGGTGGTAGAGCGGTTAACGGCTACGCCCACACCGCCGCCACCGCTTTTGACGAAGGCCAATTTCAAGGCCGATTTAGATGCGAAAATTCGCAAGCAGAAATTGAAGTTGCAACTGCAGCATGAACAGCAGCAACACCACGAGCTGTTGCTACAGAAGCAGCAATTGTTGCAggagcaacaacaattacaacattCACCACAATCAGCCGCCAACAACACAAATAGTTCAATATATCTTAGCAACCACAGCCACAACAACCTCAATCATAATAATTCCAACAACACCACTATAAACAACATCACCACCACCAACACCACAACCAACAGCGGCGTGGGCAATGGCCTTGGCAATCGTAATAGCAGCAGCGGCGCCAGCAGCAACactcacaacaacagcaataacaataattgtAATGCAATTAGCTTAAATAAGCGCAGTTGTAGCACCGCTATGTcgaacgcaacaacaacaaaaactacaactgCATCTGCATCCGCATCCGCATCCGCATCAAATCATTTGGCATTTGTAGTAAAAGCTGCATCATCCCATCACCATACAAACGCATCCGCATCATCCTCATTAGCAGGGCCACAGCTTGTCTATCAAAATG TGTCTGTCTCCACCTGTGCCTATGCGTGTTCTTCCGCTTGTGCAACACCAACACCACCCACCATTCACACCAAACAATCAGCAGCTTCTGCCTCGGTCTCGTCTGCATCTGCATCCGCATCCAACTCCAATATAAATTCCGCCAACGCCAAACCGAATATCACGCCGAGACCGGCTTCATTGTCGG GAGGCGTAACACGCATAGCGCGTCGCTCGTCGGTGAACACGGCCAAACCACCGCCACCAGTGCGTCGCAGCTCATCGGTGACGCCAAGTCACACTGCCACCGGCACGGCG GCTACACAATCGCCACAACAaaatcaacagcagcaacaacaacaacatcaacactATCAACAACTTCATCATTTACATCCTCATGCCAACCAACAGCTAACGTCAgctacgacaacaacaatacaaaattcCCCCTACGATACCGTTGAGAGTCTGCCACCCCCACCCGCTTATCTACTAGACTCAAGACAAGCACAATCGTCGACTCCCACACCGCCGCCACCATCAGCTGTTTCAGCTACAGCAATACCGAGTTCATCATTGAAAGTTGCCGAAACGGTGAAGGCGTTATCGGCTATGCGACACAAACCCGCTTCCCCGAACGCGATACGGCacatgcaacagcaacaacaacaacagttgcaGCAATCACATCAGTCGCTGCAG TCATTCCGCACTTCATCGCCCGGTATTTATGCGCAGCCGAAAATAGTCACAAGCATGTCGAGTTTCCGTTCGGCCAGTCCGGCACCAACGAATGATCATCACAACCAGCACCATCATGTCATACCACCAACACAACCGAAAACCAATCCGAATTTGATTGCACAGCTGAGTGCGCGACTAAGcaaacaaaatcaacaacagCACACCGGTGATGGCATTTATGGTTCAACACCGAATTCACCAAATCATCACAATAtgcaccaacaacaactacaacaacagcagcatcaACACCAGCATCACCAAAGTGAGCCAGTCTATATGCGGAACTACACGCATCCTCACCATCAACAACACCAGCCGCATCAGCAGCAGCAGATGCCGTCAGTCGCCACCGGTTCGATGCATCAGCAGCAAAACTATGACG CTGCGCAGACGCCCAAGCATCAGTCGTCTTATGCACACGCCGGTGGTGTCGCtagacagcagcagcaacaacaacaacaacagcaccatTCGCATCATCGcgagccacacacacacagctgcCCGCCGCCGCTTGAAAATCCACCGCCGCCACCCACAAACTCATCCATTTATGCTGCCACTGCCAATGCCACCGCGACCATGCCCAAAAATGCAACGCGCTCGAATGTAAGCGCCACCTATGCGCCGCCCACCTCTACCATGACATTGCCTAAGAATCTCGCACAACAACGtttacagcagcaacaacattatcagcagcagcaacaacactaccaacagcaacaatatcAACAATCTATCGCCACCGGCGCCAACGCAGCCGCTCAGCAGCACCATCAGGCACAGCAACATTCCCAGACGACTACTGTTAACCAGCGCGCACAGATGCCACTGccataccaacaacaacaacaaatgtccTACAAGCAAAAATCGGCCACATTGCAGAGTAACCACCGTCAACCGCCCATACCGTCGCGTCACTCTAGCGTACAGCAAAAGATATTCGTGGCCACCAATCCGTTCATCCAAACCACCACAATACATTGTCACTCGCCCGCGTCGGTGCATTCGCAGCCGGCTTCACCCACCTGCTCGTCGCCGTCGTCGTTGGCGAGCATTTATGGCACCAGTTCGCGCAGtcatcatcaccatcaccatcagcagcagcaacaacaacaacaccaacatcaTGGCAGTGGCAGCGGCGTCGGCGGCGGCACAGCCGGCAATGGTTTCTATGCCGCCCCGCACAATTCAA CGAGTTACGCCAGCTCAAACATTGAGAAAGCCGGCAGCATACGCTCGAAAACCAAAGCTGAATTTCTCGAAAACCTCAACGCCAAGTTGGCCAAACAAGGCCTATCCGGACGCGCCTTCGCTGTGCGCAATCTAATCAATAGCAAAGCATTG ATGTATCAAAATCCACAAACACTTATGCGTCCAAGCGCACAATATCGCGCACAACCACAAGCACCGCCGACACCGCCAACTTCCTCCGCCGAAGAGTCCTCGTCGCATTAA